One part of the Marinobacterium rhizophilum genome encodes these proteins:
- the gmk gene encoding guanylate kinase: MHLKGTLYIISAPSGAGKTSLVRQLLSRDAQVRVSVSHTTRAMRPGEANGVDYNFVPLAEFNDMIDQGQFLEFAEVFDNKYGTSQTWVQQQLDQGIDVILEIDWQGAQQVRRLMPEAVSVFILPPSREALRQRLTGRGQDDASVIERRMADAVNEMSHYAEYDYLVINDVFEQALAELQAVLVARRLRQSAQQQRQQALITALLSA; this comes from the coding sequence ATGCATCTCAAAGGAACCCTGTACATTATTTCGGCCCCCTCGGGTGCCGGCAAAACCAGTCTCGTGCGTCAACTGCTGTCCCGCGACGCTCAGGTGCGGGTGTCGGTGTCCCACACCACACGCGCCATGCGGCCCGGCGAAGCCAACGGCGTGGACTACAATTTCGTGCCCCTGGCCGAGTTCAACGACATGATCGACCAGGGGCAGTTCCTGGAGTTTGCCGAGGTGTTCGACAACAAGTACGGTACCTCCCAGACCTGGGTGCAGCAGCAGCTGGATCAGGGTATCGACGTCATTCTGGAAATTGACTGGCAGGGCGCGCAGCAGGTGCGCCGGCTGATGCCGGAGGCGGTGTCGGTCTTCATTTTGCCGCCGTCCCGCGAGGCGTTGCGCCAACGGCTCACCGGCCGGGGCCAGGATGATGCCAGCGTCATCGAGCGCCGCATGGCCGATGCGGTCAATGAAATGAGCCATTATGCCGAGTATGACTACCTGGTGATCAACGATGTCTTCGAGCAGGCGCTGGCTGAATTGCAGGCGGTGCTGGTGGCGCGTCGACTGCGCCAGTCGGCCCAGCAGCAGCGCCAGCAGGCGCTGATCACGGCTCTCTTGTCAGCCTAG
- the rpoZ gene encoding DNA-directed RNA polymerase subunit omega, giving the protein MARVTVEDCLENVDNRFELVMVAAKRARQLATGGKEAKVDWENDKVTVVALREIAEGFTDKRVLEDQEED; this is encoded by the coding sequence ATGGCACGAGTAACAGTTGAAGATTGCCTGGAAAACGTTGATAACCGTTTCGAGCTCGTTATGGTTGCAGCAAAACGTGCGCGTCAGCTGGCCACCGGTGGCAAAGAAGCCAAGGTTGACTGGGAAAACGACAAGGTGACCGTTGTTGCACTGCGCGAAATCGCCGAGGGCTTCACCGACAAGCGTGTATTGGAAGATCAGGAAGAAGACTGA
- the spoT gene encoding bifunctional GTP diphosphokinase/guanosine-3',5'-bis pyrophosphate 3'-pyrophosphohydrolase yields the protein MPTIDALCQRLTEYLEQDQIRKVRRAYYFAEQAHDGQRRKSGEPYVTHPLAAAGILAGMHMDHQSLMAAMLHDVIEDTEINYDSIESQFGGAVADIVDGVSKLTHLEFETKAEAQAENFQKMVLAMAEDIRVILVKLADRLHNMRTLGAMPAVKQRRIARETLDIYAPIAARLGMRDLQVELEDLAFQSYYPMRARYIRRAVVKARGQRRDIITEIQQTVQRRLDDEGLKGLVTGREKHLYSIYRKMRQQRKSFAEIMDMFAFRIVTEKVDDCYRILGAVHNLYKPVPGRFKDYIAIPKANGYQSLHTDLFGTRDIALEMQIRTREMDAVASQGIAEHSHYKAYGGSDSAVGSYNRARKWVQGLLEMQRNAGDSMEFIEHVKKDLFPDEVYVFTPQGRILELPRGATPVDFAYAVHTDIGNSCVSCRINRRLAPLSEPLFSGATVEIITTPSAQPNMAWLNFVVTGKARASIRHFLKNQQRHESVELGRRLLNQFLGNYGISLDLVDRNRLAELLKDAELRGLDDLLEDIGMGNRMAYVVARRLKPETPVEEDELAAARRGNKPLAIQGTEGMVLNYAKCCHPIPGDTIIAHISTGRGLVIHRTDCRNIGYLRDDPEKCIYLEWSKSIDDEFRVSLKLEVMSQRGIIANLATTVATAGANIIKIDSGEKDGQLSQVLLDISVQNRVHLASVMKKLRVIKAVSHIQRQ from the coding sequence ATGCCAACCATAGACGCACTTTGTCAGCGCCTGACCGAATATCTCGAACAGGACCAGATCCGCAAAGTGCGGCGCGCCTACTACTTTGCCGAGCAGGCGCACGACGGGCAGCGGCGTAAAAGCGGCGAGCCCTATGTAACCCACCCGCTGGCTGCCGCCGGCATCCTCGCCGGCATGCACATGGACCATCAGAGCCTGATGGCCGCCATGCTGCACGACGTTATCGAAGACACCGAGATTAACTACGACTCCATCGAGTCGCAGTTTGGCGGTGCGGTGGCCGATATCGTCGACGGTGTCTCCAAGCTGACCCATCTGGAATTCGAAACCAAGGCGGAAGCCCAGGCGGAAAACTTCCAGAAAATGGTGCTGGCCATGGCCGAGGATATCCGGGTCATTCTGGTAAAGCTCGCCGACCGGCTGCACAACATGCGTACTCTGGGTGCCATGCCGGCGGTCAAGCAGCGCCGCATCGCCCGTGAAACCCTCGATATCTACGCCCCCATCGCGGCACGCCTGGGCATGCGCGACCTGCAGGTCGAACTCGAGGATCTGGCATTCCAGTCCTACTATCCGATGCGGGCACGCTATATTCGTCGCGCGGTGGTCAAGGCGCGGGGACAGCGGCGCGACATCATTACCGAAATCCAGCAAACGGTGCAGCGCAGGCTGGATGACGAAGGGCTGAAGGGCCTGGTCACCGGGCGGGAAAAACACCTCTACAGCATCTACCGCAAGATGCGCCAGCAGCGCAAATCCTTCGCCGAAATCATGGACATGTTTGCGTTTCGCATCGTCACAGAGAAGGTCGACGACTGTTACCGCATCCTGGGGGCGGTGCATAATCTGTACAAGCCGGTGCCGGGCCGCTTCAAGGACTACATTGCCATCCCCAAGGCCAATGGCTACCAGTCGCTGCACACTGACCTGTTCGGTACCCGTGATATTGCGCTGGAAATGCAGATTCGCACCCGTGAAATGGATGCCGTCGCCAGCCAGGGCATTGCCGAACACAGCCACTACAAGGCTTACGGCGGTTCAGACAGCGCCGTGGGCTCCTACAACCGGGCGCGCAAATGGGTGCAGGGGCTGCTGGAAATGCAGCGCAATGCCGGCGACTCGATGGAATTCATCGAGCACGTGAAAAAAGACCTGTTTCCCGACGAGGTTTACGTCTTTACGCCCCAGGGACGGATTCTGGAACTGCCCCGTGGCGCCACGCCGGTGGATTTCGCCTACGCCGTGCATACCGACATCGGCAACTCCTGCGTGTCCTGTCGCATCAACCGTCGTCTGGCGCCGCTGTCCGAGCCGCTGTTCAGTGGCGCTACGGTCGAGATCATCACCACCCCCAGCGCCCAGCCCAACATGGCCTGGCTGAACTTCGTCGTGACCGGCAAGGCGCGGGCCAGTATCCGCCACTTTCTCAAGAATCAGCAGCGCCATGAGTCGGTGGAGCTGGGACGGCGCCTGCTGAACCAGTTCCTGGGCAACTACGGCATCAGCCTGGACCTGGTCGATCGCAATCGCCTCGCCGAGCTGCTCAAGGACGCGGAGCTGCGGGGGCTGGATGATCTGCTGGAAGACATCGGCATGGGCAATCGCATGGCCTATGTGGTGGCGCGGCGGCTGAAGCCCGAAACCCCGGTGGAAGAGGACGAGCTGGCCGCTGCACGCCGGGGTAACAAGCCGCTGGCGATACAGGGTACCGAAGGCATGGTGCTGAACTATGCCAAGTGCTGCCATCCGATTCCCGGTGATACCATCATTGCCCATATCAGTACCGGCCGCGGCCTGGTGATTCACCGTACAGACTGCCGCAATATCGGTTACCTGCGGGACGATCCGGAAAAATGTATCTATCTTGAGTGGTCCAAGAGCATTGATGACGAATTCCGCGTCAGCCTGAAGCTCGAAGTCATGTCCCAGCGTGGCATTATCGCCAACCTGGCAACCACCGTGGCGACGGCGGGTGCTAATATCATTAAGATCGACAGCGGCGAGAAGGATGGGCAGCTGAGTCAGGTGTTACTGGATATCTCGGTGCAGAACCGGGTGCACCTGGCCTCTGTGATGAAAAAGCTGCGGGTCATCAAGGCCGTCAGCCACATCCAGCGCCAATAG
- a CDS encoding HDOD domain-containing protein — translation MAIGVRSLEGDARYHDVARLLLMHDGDGKVLVLVPWEGLLNLEAIWKGSGRQLQPARNEDALRFFSQPGLSQDAGLRKLFSLPLYIDLSLQSRVELNAYEPHSDRTFSVPGRWLSEGHIEAYPLGLTRADIDAGQPGGDDRAVISRAVEKFTALRIRQRLEDTLGLPSLSPTTQKILMMRCDPEAGVDTLVPVVRLDPSLSAQVMSWASSSYYAAPGKVHSLEDAIIRVLGFDLVINLALGVAMGKTLQVPHDTPRGATDYWQQAIYTATLAELLCRKMPMAERLRPGLAYLAGLLHNFGYLVLAHLFPPHFSLLSRYIEANPHIGTEYIEKQVLNVTRERVGSWLLESWSVPAEVCVAVRHQNEIDCEDEHSGYARLVYLSNRLLREQGLSDGPIENIPAGLTESLGLSRAVISEAMQHLLGSREVLGEVTQVFSGQRAS, via the coding sequence TTGGCAATTGGTGTACGTTCCCTGGAAGGTGACGCCCGGTACCACGATGTGGCCCGTCTTCTGCTGATGCACGACGGTGATGGCAAGGTGCTGGTGCTGGTACCCTGGGAAGGGCTGCTTAACCTTGAGGCCATCTGGAAGGGGTCTGGCCGGCAGCTACAGCCTGCCCGTAACGAGGATGCGCTGCGTTTTTTCAGCCAGCCCGGCCTGAGTCAGGACGCGGGTCTGCGTAAGCTGTTTTCCCTGCCGCTCTATATCGATCTTTCGCTGCAGTCCCGCGTGGAACTGAATGCCTATGAACCCCACTCCGACCGCACCTTCAGTGTGCCGGGTCGGTGGTTGAGTGAAGGCCATATTGAAGCCTACCCACTGGGGCTGACCCGTGCCGACATCGACGCCGGTCAGCCCGGCGGGGATGACCGGGCCGTTATCAGCCGGGCCGTGGAAAAATTCACCGCCCTGCGCATTCGCCAGCGGCTGGAAGACACCCTGGGGTTGCCGTCACTCTCCCCCACGACGCAGAAAATCCTCATGATGCGCTGTGACCCCGAAGCGGGCGTCGACACGCTGGTGCCGGTGGTGCGCCTGGACCCGAGCCTGTCGGCCCAGGTCATGAGCTGGGCATCGTCGTCCTACTATGCTGCGCCTGGCAAGGTGCACTCGCTGGAGGATGCGATTATCCGGGTGCTGGGGTTTGACCTGGTGATTAACCTGGCGCTGGGCGTGGCCATGGGTAAAACGCTGCAGGTGCCCCATGACACACCGCGTGGCGCGACCGACTACTGGCAGCAGGCCATTTATACGGCCACCCTGGCGGAGCTTTTGTGTCGCAAGATGCCCATGGCTGAACGGCTTCGGCCGGGCCTGGCCTACCTGGCCGGGTTGCTGCACAACTTTGGTTACCTGGTGCTGGCACACCTGTTTCCACCGCACTTTTCGCTGCTGTCACGCTATATCGAGGCCAACCCGCATATCGGCACCGAATATATCGAGAAGCAGGTGCTGAACGTGACGCGTGAGCGGGTCGGCAGCTGGCTGCTTGAAAGCTGGTCGGTACCTGCCGAGGTGTGTGTGGCGGTGCGACATCAGAACGAGATCGACTGCGAAGATGAGCACAGTGGCTATGCCAGGCTGGTCTACCTGAGTAATCGCCTGCTGCGCGAACAGGGGCTGAGCGACGGCCCCATCGAGAATATCCCGGCGGGGCTCACAGAGTCCCTGGGGCTGAGCCGTGCCGTGATCAGCGAGGCCATGCAGCACCTGCTGGGTTCGCGAGAAGTGCTGGGGGAAGTGACCCAGGTGTTCAGCGGCCAGCGGGCGAGCTAG
- a CDS encoding ATP-binding cassette domain-containing protein, producing the protein MIQISQLNLQRGIQRLLHQANLTIHHGWKAGIIGANGVGKSSLFKLILGELQPDSGDLQIAGNLTISHMAQEVTSVERRVLDYVLDGDAQLRQVQREIAAAEADEQHHHLGELHARLDSIDGYSAEARAHLLLNGLGFMPGDASRPVGDLSGGWRIRLNLAQALMCRSDILLLDEPTNHLDLDATLWLEQWLRQYPGTLLLVSHDRDFIDNVVSHIVHMHHEQLDLYKGNYSAFERMRAERLAQQDAQFQKQQQRVSEIENFVRRFRAKATKAKQAQSRLKELERMELIAPAHVDSPFSFRFTPADKVSNPLLTLHKADCGYAGKPIMQQLNLSLAPGARIGLLGPNGAGKSTLIKTLVGDLPLLSGEQRGGEHLKVGYFAQHQLEALDLEASPLLHIKRRSPKTSEQQIRDFLGSFGFLGDDALEPVKRFSGGEKARVALALIAWERPNLLLMDEPTNHLDLEVRHALTVALQTFEGALILVSHDRHLLRNTVDEFLLVADGQARPFDGDLDDYHSWLGERRRQAPVEEEKQDAGRGNSAADRKEQKRLEAQNRAKLRPLRQSIEKLEKQLERCSSQLSNVEAQLGDSEIYQDANKEKLRTLLGQQADLTRQSQQIETEWLEQQEALETLELALEQGSATTD; encoded by the coding sequence ATGATTCAGATATCCCAGCTAAACCTACAACGCGGCATTCAGCGCCTGCTGCACCAGGCCAACCTGACCATCCATCACGGATGGAAGGCCGGTATTATCGGTGCCAACGGCGTCGGCAAATCCAGCCTGTTCAAACTGATCCTGGGCGAGCTGCAGCCAGACTCCGGCGACCTGCAGATCGCCGGCAACCTGACCATCTCACACATGGCACAGGAGGTCACGTCGGTCGAGCGCCGGGTACTGGACTATGTGCTGGATGGTGACGCCCAGCTGCGTCAGGTACAGCGGGAGATTGCCGCAGCCGAAGCGGATGAACAGCACCACCACCTGGGTGAACTCCACGCCCGGCTCGACAGCATCGACGGCTATAGCGCCGAAGCCCGGGCACACCTGCTGCTGAACGGTCTGGGCTTTATGCCAGGCGACGCCAGCCGCCCGGTGGGAGACCTGTCGGGGGGCTGGCGCATTCGCCTTAACCTGGCCCAGGCACTGATGTGCCGTTCCGACATCCTGCTGCTCGATGAGCCCACCAACCACCTGGACCTGGATGCCACCCTCTGGCTGGAGCAGTGGCTGCGCCAGTATCCCGGCACCCTGTTGCTGGTCTCCCATGACCGGGATTTTATCGACAACGTGGTCAGTCATATCGTGCATATGCACCACGAGCAGCTGGATCTGTACAAGGGCAACTACAGCGCCTTCGAGCGCATGCGCGCCGAACGGCTGGCCCAGCAGGACGCCCAGTTTCAGAAGCAGCAGCAGCGCGTATCCGAAATCGAAAACTTTGTCCGCCGCTTCCGCGCCAAGGCCACCAAGGCCAAACAGGCCCAGAGCCGTCTCAAGGAGCTCGAACGCATGGAGCTGATCGCACCGGCCCATGTCGACAGCCCGTTCAGCTTTCGCTTTACCCCGGCCGACAAGGTCTCCAACCCGCTGCTGACCCTGCACAAGGCAGACTGCGGCTACGCCGGCAAACCGATCATGCAGCAGCTTAACCTGTCCCTGGCACCCGGTGCACGCATCGGCCTGCTGGGCCCCAACGGCGCCGGCAAGTCGACCCTGATCAAGACCCTGGTGGGCGACCTGCCACTGCTTAGCGGTGAACAGCGCGGCGGCGAGCATCTGAAAGTGGGGTATTTTGCCCAGCATCAGCTCGAAGCCCTGGATCTCGAGGCGTCCCCGCTGCTGCATATCAAGCGACGCTCTCCCAAGACCAGCGAACAGCAGATCCGCGATTTTCTCGGCAGCTTCGGCTTTCTCGGTGACGATGCGCTGGAGCCGGTAAAACGCTTCTCCGGCGGCGAAAAGGCCCGCGTCGCGCTGGCACTGATTGCCTGGGAAAGGCCCAACCTGCTGCTGATGGACGAACCGACCAACCACCTGGACCTGGAAGTCCGCCACGCCCTCACCGTGGCGCTGCAGACCTTCGAAGGCGCCCTGATCCTGGTGTCCCATGACAGGCACCTGCTGCGCAACACCGTGGACGAGTTTTTGCTGGTGGCCGACGGCCAGGCCCGCCCGTTCGATGGCGATCTGGACGACTACCACAGCTGGCTGGGTGAACGCCGCCGCCAGGCCCCCGTGGAAGAGGAAAAGCAGGATGCCGGCCGCGGCAACAGCGCGGCCGATCGCAAGGAACAGAAGCGGCTGGAAGCACAAAACCGTGCCAAGCTGCGACCCTTGCGTCAAAGCATCGAAAAACTGGAAAAGCAGCTGGAGCGCTGCAGCTCGCAACTGAGCAACGTCGAAGCCCAGCTGGGCGACAGCGAGATCTACCAGGATGCCAACAAGGAAAAACTCAGAACCCTGCTTGGTCAGCAGGCAGACCTGACGCGCCAGTCACAGCAGATAGAAACCGAGTGGCTGGAGCAGCAGGAGGCACTTGAAACGCTGGAACTCGCGCTGGAACAGGGCTCTGCGACGACTGACTAG
- a CDS encoding TIGR02444 family protein has product MKLDNDLWQYALQLYGRPGVEAACLALQQESSLSVNRLLFCCWLATTGRPLLLEALERSQAAQWQHSTTEPLRALRYQVRQQRLQTPQLDSCYQALRRAELAAEQVELGWLYALGLDWPATTSAGCPDLLLQNLGCYLRSEGLEPELRLLTELQVLVQAAAGPEPARRVLQLRW; this is encoded by the coding sequence GTGAAACTGGACAACGATCTCTGGCAGTATGCGTTGCAGCTTTATGGCCGGCCCGGTGTCGAAGCGGCCTGTCTGGCTCTGCAGCAGGAGAGCTCGCTAAGTGTTAACCGGTTGCTGTTCTGCTGCTGGCTGGCAACCACAGGCAGGCCGTTACTACTGGAGGCACTGGAGCGTTCCCAGGCAGCACAGTGGCAGCACAGTACCACAGAGCCGCTGCGCGCGCTGCGTTACCAGGTGCGGCAACAGCGTCTGCAAACCCCTCAGCTGGACAGCTGTTATCAGGCGCTGCGCCGCGCAGAGCTGGCCGCCGAGCAGGTGGAGCTGGGCTGGCTGTACGCGCTGGGCCTGGACTGGCCGGCCACGACGAGCGCAGGCTGTCCGGATCTGCTGTTGCAGAACCTCGGCTGCTATCTGCGCAGCGAAGGCCTCGAGCCTGAGTTACGTTTGCTGACCGAGCTGCAGGTGCTGGTACAGGCAGCGGCAGGACCGGAGCCTGCCCGGCGCGTGCTGCAATTGCGGTGGTAA
- a CDS encoding FKBP-type peptidyl-prolyl cis-trans isomerase, which yields MKKTFLAVAMASLVAVTSAAQADTLDTEDKKLSYSLGLILGDKLKQDIDTLDIETFRQGVEAIYTGEEPLLNQEQVAEVMQAFQMKKMEEQRQEFAQIAQENLDKGAAYQTENGKKKAVKTTESGLQYEELTAGEGKNPAAADTVKVHYKGELIDGTEFDSSYSRGEPVSFPLNGVIPGWTEGLQLMQEGGKARLVIPADLAYGPGGMGNAIGPNETLVFEVELLEINPEAETQAEAPAQ from the coding sequence ATGAAGAAAACGTTTCTGGCAGTAGCCATGGCCTCTCTGGTCGCAGTGACATCGGCCGCTCAGGCTGACACGCTGGATACCGAAGACAAGAAACTCAGCTACAGCCTGGGGCTGATCCTGGGCGACAAGCTCAAGCAGGATATCGACACGCTGGATATCGAAACCTTCCGGCAGGGCGTGGAAGCCATCTACACGGGTGAAGAGCCGCTACTCAATCAGGAGCAGGTTGCTGAAGTCATGCAGGCCTTCCAGATGAAGAAAATGGAAGAACAGCGCCAGGAGTTTGCCCAGATCGCCCAGGAAAACCTCGACAAGGGTGCGGCCTACCAGACTGAAAACGGCAAGAAAAAAGCGGTCAAGACCACCGAGTCCGGTCTGCAGTATGAAGAGCTGACCGCCGGTGAAGGCAAGAACCCCGCCGCGGCCGATACCGTCAAGGTGCATTACAAGGGCGAGCTGATCGATGGCACCGAGTTTGACAGCTCCTACTCCCGGGGCGAGCCGGTGTCCTTTCCGCTTAACGGCGTGATCCCGGGCTGGACCGAAGGTCTGCAGCTGATGCAGGAAGGTGGCAAGGCGCGCCTGGTGATCCCGGCCGATCTGGCGTATGGCCCCGGCGGCATGGGCAACGCCATCGGGCCCAACGAGACGCTGGTGTTCGAGGTCGAGCTGCTGGAAATCAATCCGGAAGCTGAGACCCAGGCAGAAGCGCCAGCCCAGTAA
- a CDS encoding WD40 repeat domain-containing protein — protein MRTTLAAATVATLAVLLTGCSRNEAPIAWHEYALQGAYAASLSEQGRFAVIGSIQHGASLWDTSSNARLFSWNHQPGQYSIIAATAVSPDESFAATASQQDLVLWNLVSGQSVWYWSSPAEILAMKLSPGADYALLGLANHEAVYFDIKNGGIKRNLRHDARVRAVDLSQDGRLALTGSDAYKTKLWDLQSGALLQTLEFGNVVDTVALSPDGRLAFSAGNLDRAIIWDTGSGEVLHTLSDFGSLFQRRMSFLSARFSSNGEQLLTGSAAGTVQLWDVASGQQLRRWELHKRAAYGPTSTAVYALSFASDGYHAIGSNGIFNLLR, from the coding sequence ATGCGCACCACCCTGGCTGCCGCGACGGTGGCCACCCTGGCTGTACTGCTAACCGGCTGCAGCCGCAACGAAGCCCCGATCGCCTGGCACGAATACGCGCTGCAGGGCGCCTATGCCGCCAGCCTGTCCGAGCAGGGCCGCTTTGCCGTCATCGGCTCCATTCAGCACGGTGCCAGCCTCTGGGACACCAGCAGCAACGCCCGCCTGTTCAGCTGGAATCACCAGCCCGGCCAGTATTCCATCATCGCCGCCACCGCTGTGTCGCCGGATGAAAGCTTTGCCGCCACCGCCAGCCAGCAGGACCTGGTGCTGTGGAACCTGGTCAGCGGCCAGTCCGTGTGGTACTGGAGCTCACCGGCCGAAATTCTGGCCATGAAACTAAGCCCAGGTGCCGACTACGCCCTGCTGGGGCTAGCCAACCACGAAGCGGTGTATTTCGATATCAAGAACGGTGGCATCAAACGCAACCTGCGCCACGATGCACGCGTGCGTGCCGTGGACCTGAGCCAGGACGGACGCCTGGCGCTGACCGGATCCGATGCCTACAAGACCAAACTCTGGGACCTGCAGTCCGGTGCGCTGCTACAGACGCTGGAGTTCGGCAACGTGGTGGATACCGTGGCACTGTCCCCCGATGGCCGCCTGGCCTTCAGTGCCGGCAACCTCGACCGGGCCATCATCTGGGATACCGGCAGCGGCGAGGTGCTGCACACCCTGTCCGACTTTGGCAGCCTGTTCCAGCGCCGCATGAGCTTCCTGAGCGCCCGTTTCTCCAGCAATGGCGAGCAGCTCCTGACCGGCAGCGCCGCAGGCACGGTCCAGCTCTGGGATGTCGCCAGTGGCCAGCAGCTGCGCCGCTGGGAACTGCACAAGCGCGCCGCCTACGGCCCTACCAGCACTGCGGTATATGCCCTGTCCTTCGCCAGCGATGGCTACCATGCTATCGGCTCCAACGGCATTTTCAATCTGCTGCGCTAG
- the rsd gene encoding sigma D regulator, whose protein sequence is MLEKCRTAKERWGGVSEIIDHLLEERQLLISRFVALPTLTLNEEFTTRTEAFCDLLMDYLSSGHFEVYEQLLREGSEFDDGSLEKAQQLFPLIQRSTDFALDFNDNCASRLAELTLRKVREFSDQLSRLGEILEERFELEDRMIEILHNSHRDLVLAENRE, encoded by the coding sequence ATGCTGGAAAAATGTCGCACTGCGAAAGAACGCTGGGGCGGTGTCAGTGAGATCATTGATCACTTGCTGGAAGAACGGCAGCTGCTAATTAGTCGTTTCGTCGCGCTCCCCACCCTGACACTGAACGAAGAGTTCACAACCCGGACAGAGGCCTTCTGTGACCTGCTGATGGATTACCTGTCCTCGGGCCATTTCGAGGTATACGAACAGCTGCTGCGTGAAGGCAGCGAATTTGATGACGGCAGCCTCGAAAAAGCCCAGCAGCTGTTCCCGCTCATCCAGCGCAGCACCGACTTCGCCCTGGACTTCAACGACAACTGCGCCAGCCGCCTGGCCGAACTCACGCTACGCAAGGTGCGCGAATTTTCCGACCAGCTGTCACGCCTGGGCGAGATACTCGAAGAACGCTTCGAGCTGGAAGATCGCATGATCGAAATTCTGCACAACTCACACCGCGATCTGGTGCTGGCCGAAAACAGGGAATAA
- a CDS encoding flagellar basal body-associated FliL family protein, with product MLRTLLLGLMLGLLLQPAWAAETGSEADDYVGYIELKPFVANFGGAGPLRFIKCEITLQVGSEDGHHAVNYHLPSIRNDIVFLLSAQEESALASAEAQAALAKEALSQLQALLTEEEGEPFVTDLFFTSLVIQ from the coding sequence ATGCTGCGAACATTGCTGCTTGGGTTGATGCTGGGGTTGTTGCTGCAGCCGGCGTGGGCTGCCGAGACAGGGTCCGAGGCTGATGATTACGTTGGCTATATCGAACTCAAGCCCTTTGTGGCCAACTTCGGCGGGGCAGGGCCGCTGCGCTTCATCAAGTGCGAGATTACGCTTCAGGTCGGCAGTGAAGACGGGCACCATGCGGTGAACTACCATCTGCCCAGCATCCGCAACGATATCGTTTTTTTGCTCAGCGCCCAGGAAGAAAGCGCGCTGGCGAGCGCCGAGGCGCAGGCCGCGCTGGCTAAGGAGGCCTTGTCGCAGCTGCAGGCCTTGCTGACGGAGGAAGAGGGCGAGCCCTTTGTCACGGATCTGTTTTTCACCAGCCTGGTGATTCAGTAG